The following coding sequences are from one uncultured Desulfobacter sp. window:
- a CDS encoding SLBB domain-containing protein, with product MIKKCFLFIYLFVFVCTSWVSALEFNGQTISSGQQISADQLNNLPPGIKKKLEEQINNPSDKSTFPGGIKPELPRYKIETRQSFPKKELVSEDDELVSEDDELVSEDDELVSEDDELVSEDEVSKIETQYREMYQSDLSTNLKQFGYGIFDTGVVKPTSLAVPDGNYIIGTGDELLIRVWGSGLDASYPAIVDRRGNISLPKIGILEVAGIKYKDLETIIQNEANNYIQGINIKVAFTRLRSLEVYVVGAVKKPGLHIVPPFSTIFDGLMAAGGVYKKGSLRRIQLNRNGSQVQRFDLYDLLLKGDRTSDKQLENKDVIFVPGIGETVAVAGAVNDEGIFEIKRQRNIDDLVSMAGGVLPQALGTRIYLRRFKDNREFVVRDIENHGSLENWKSIPVQNGDMVDVTFSKTLPKLVYLNGHVWTEDIFQYKKGLKLSHILTSTELLKPDAAIEFAFLYRYNPESTRFTPLQFPLAKVFSREYDTALRPFDQIQILSRKEIGIKESFNITGAVRKPGQYEFSPGLTINDAIALAGGVKFGGKTSNIELARQTIKNDAVVTEYNVLNQETDGNKNLRPFDTVLVPMLKDATLIRQVSITGEVVCPGTYTISEGENLSNVIKRAGGFTPHAYFFGAKYTSEQAREIQQLSVNNMIKQLELEYIQMASGQTQKALSEEDAKAQLLATQQMESFLEKLRQIKAEGRVAIYLADLETFAGSSYDYVLKDGDSIFIPEKPYFVSVVGSVYMPGSFLYQPNQTLESYLSKSGGLAKGADEDHVYLIKANGEIVSAQQTTGLFSSNFEDIVLMPGDTIVVPQNLEKVPYLKLVSSISDIVFKIVTTAGIIFAI from the coding sequence ATGATAAAAAAATGTTTCCTTTTTATTTATTTATTTGTATTTGTCTGCACATCATGGGTTTCAGCCCTGGAATTTAACGGACAAACAATATCTTCCGGCCAGCAAATATCTGCAGATCAATTAAACAATCTGCCGCCTGGAATTAAAAAAAAACTTGAAGAACAGATAAACAACCCGTCAGACAAAAGTACCTTTCCAGGCGGAATTAAACCTGAGCTTCCAAGGTATAAAATTGAAACCAGGCAATCGTTCCCCAAAAAAGAGTTGGTTTCTGAAGACGACGAGTTGGTTTCTGAAGACGACGAGTTGGTTTCTGAAGACGACGAGTTGGTTTCTGAAGACGACGAGTTGGTTTCTGAAGACGAAGTTTCTAAAATCGAAACACAATATCGTGAAATGTATCAATCCGATTTAAGCACAAATCTGAAGCAATTCGGATACGGTATATTTGATACGGGTGTTGTAAAACCAACCAGCCTGGCAGTCCCTGATGGGAACTACATCATCGGAACCGGAGATGAACTTTTAATCCGAGTATGGGGAAGCGGCCTGGATGCATCTTATCCGGCAATAGTAGACCGAAGAGGAAATATCAGTCTCCCTAAAATAGGCATCCTGGAGGTTGCGGGCATAAAATATAAAGACCTTGAAACCATTATTCAAAATGAAGCAAACAATTATATTCAGGGCATAAATATCAAAGTTGCATTTACCAGATTGCGGAGCCTTGAAGTTTACGTTGTTGGCGCCGTCAAAAAACCCGGACTACACATAGTTCCTCCATTTTCAACTATTTTTGATGGTCTGATGGCTGCAGGCGGTGTATACAAAAAAGGCTCCCTCAGACGAATTCAATTAAATAGAAATGGTAGCCAGGTTCAGCGCTTTGATTTATATGACCTGTTATTAAAAGGTGACAGAACCTCGGACAAACAATTGGAAAACAAAGATGTCATTTTCGTTCCTGGGATTGGCGAAACCGTTGCGGTTGCAGGTGCAGTGAATGATGAAGGCATTTTTGAAATCAAACGGCAAAGAAACATTGACGATCTCGTATCCATGGCCGGAGGCGTACTTCCCCAAGCCCTGGGCACCAGGATTTATTTGAGACGGTTTAAAGACAATAGAGAATTTGTGGTAAGAGACATAGAAAACCATGGGAGTTTGGAAAACTGGAAATCAATTCCAGTCCAGAACGGCGACATGGTGGATGTCACGTTTTCCAAAACGCTGCCTAAACTGGTTTATCTAAACGGGCATGTCTGGACTGAAGATATCTTTCAATATAAAAAGGGATTAAAGCTGTCTCATATCCTAACGTCAACAGAACTGTTAAAACCGGATGCAGCGATAGAATTTGCATTTCTCTACAGGTACAATCCGGAAAGCACCCGTTTTACCCCCTTACAATTTCCCTTGGCCAAGGTATTCTCAAGAGAATACGATACAGCACTAAGACCCTTTGATCAAATACAGATTCTTTCCAGGAAAGAAATCGGTATAAAAGAGAGCTTCAACATTACCGGCGCAGTGCGCAAACCTGGCCAGTACGAGTTCAGCCCAGGTCTGACAATAAACGATGCCATCGCCCTTGCAGGGGGAGTCAAATTTGGCGGTAAAACATCCAATATTGAACTGGCTAGACAAACGATTAAAAACGATGCCGTAGTCACTGAATATAACGTTCTGAACCAGGAAACAGACGGAAATAAAAATCTGAGGCCCTTTGATACAGTACTTGTCCCGATGCTTAAAGATGCCACCCTTATCAGACAGGTCAGCATTACAGGTGAAGTGGTATGTCCGGGAACCTATACCATCAGTGAGGGCGAAAACCTATCCAATGTAATAAAGCGGGCCGGAGGATTTACCCCCCATGCCTATTTTTTCGGTGCCAAATACACATCGGAACAAGCCCGTGAAATCCAGCAGCTTAGTGTCAACAATATGATCAAGCAGCTCGAATTAGAATACATCCAGATGGCCTCTGGACAGACACAGAAAGCATTATCTGAAGAAGATGCAAAAGCTCAATTGCTGGCCACACAGCAGATGGAATCATTCTTAGAAAAACTGAGGCAAATCAAGGCCGAGGGCAGAGTTGCGATTTACCTGGCGGACCTGGAAACATTTGCCGGCAGTTCCTATGATTATGTACTAAAAGACGGCGATTCTATTTTTATCCCGGAAAAACCTTACTTTGTATCTGTTGTCGGTTCTGTGTATATGCCCGGCTCATTTCTCTATCAGCCTAATCAAACGCTTGAATCATATCTATCCAAAAGCGGCGGACTGGCAAAGGGGGCAGATGAAGACCATGTATACCTGATAAAGGCAAACGGCGAAATTGTATCAGCACAACAGACAACAGGCCTATTTTCTTCAAACTTTGAAGATATAGTCCTGATGCCCGGTGATACAATCGTAGTTCCCCAAAATCTTGAAAAAGTTCCCTATCTTAAACTCGTGAGTTCAATTTCAGATATTGTATTTAAAATTGTCACAACTGCCGGAATCATATTTGCCATTTAA
- a CDS encoding YjbH domain-containing protein, translated as MPFKRYVFSTVLCIIFAFCLLGPYSQVSAVENRAQALGSLQSYTGLLYMPNARVKPDWSVRLKIGHNDPYTYYGGALGVFDWLEFHGQFTQINTITAFPGYEYGDYKDRAAGMRLVMIKENEFMPQIAVGFYDAIGTGLFPFRYIAASKMIGNVDLTFGLGQGILAGDYPADEYSGDDIGKSFLFTTPFRKTKPFMGAEWHYTPDLSFTAEYSPINWRNMFGYRDSSNNKLKDDNTLFDLNIGVKYKITDYLHATAAMIGGNTYAASINFEFPLEPEGMLAWDKPASYNPTEKLKWKAMESNNEDLSFLISEEIKKLGFAGVSSACSTDSAWIEFKNSVHLSDTRAIGRIGAVLDKILPERIQTLFINLKKKETVITSLRFGRRELRAFINSKMDDQGLMAFTDLTLYKTKHWHSFETKQDASDLCAADESRFSFNIQPKIRTFLNNRSGFFKHKGLLRAQADYRLWKGAAILGELEYTLFNQYDDLIYDPLEQEHSVRTDMVEYETGQKIRLSQLTLNQFIDLPLDIAGRFSAGYFETQYAGIGIECFRYFNDGLWGLGFDSQMVKKRDPDSTFNIHEEYDDWYKTAFLNVYANIIPSLGLESGLKIGRFLAGDPGVRIDLRRTFKYFTIGAWYTKTDTDLFASEKNRSADQKGVYITFPLSIFFPKDTPKRMRYTFSSFTRDQGATVRQPGSLYPLDPFSTPDHFKRTINDMRQN; from the coding sequence TTGCCATTTAAGCGTTACGTTTTTTCTACCGTATTGTGTATTATTTTTGCATTTTGTCTGCTCGGCCCTTACTCACAGGTGTCTGCCGTTGAAAACAGGGCCCAAGCTTTAGGCTCTCTACAATCATATACAGGGCTTCTTTATATGCCCAATGCCCGGGTAAAACCGGATTGGTCAGTACGGCTTAAAATCGGACACAATGATCCATATACATATTACGGCGGGGCTTTGGGTGTATTTGACTGGTTAGAATTCCATGGACAATTCACCCAAATCAATACGATCACCGCTTTTCCCGGATACGAGTATGGAGATTATAAAGATCGAGCTGCAGGGATGCGGCTGGTTATGATCAAAGAAAATGAGTTCATGCCGCAGATTGCCGTTGGATTTTATGACGCCATTGGCACCGGCCTTTTTCCTTTTCGTTATATCGCTGCTTCTAAAATGATTGGAAATGTCGACCTGACCTTTGGTCTGGGCCAAGGTATTCTTGCCGGTGATTACCCAGCAGACGAATACTCAGGGGACGATATCGGTAAATCTTTTTTATTTACAACGCCATTCAGGAAAACAAAACCGTTTATGGGCGCAGAATGGCACTACACGCCGGATTTAAGTTTCACAGCTGAATATTCTCCGATTAATTGGCGTAATATGTTCGGGTACCGGGACAGCAGCAATAATAAACTCAAAGATGATAATACGCTTTTTGATCTAAATATAGGTGTGAAATATAAAATCACCGATTATCTTCATGCAACGGCTGCAATGATCGGAGGCAACACATACGCTGCAAGCATAAACTTTGAGTTCCCCTTGGAACCTGAAGGGATGCTGGCCTGGGATAAGCCGGCAAGCTACAATCCCACAGAGAAACTGAAATGGAAAGCTATGGAATCAAATAACGAAGATTTGTCATTTTTGATTTCAGAAGAAATAAAAAAACTGGGTTTTGCCGGGGTATCATCTGCCTGCAGTACTGATTCGGCGTGGATAGAATTTAAAAACTCAGTTCACCTTTCAGATACACGGGCCATTGGACGGATAGGTGCAGTGCTTGATAAAATTTTACCCGAACGCATCCAGACATTGTTCATCAACCTGAAAAAAAAAGAGACTGTTATAACCAGTCTTAGATTCGGGCGAAGAGAGTTGAGGGCGTTTATAAATTCTAAAATGGATGACCAGGGCTTGATGGCGTTTACTGATCTCACCTTGTATAAAACCAAACACTGGCATTCGTTTGAAACAAAGCAGGACGCTTCCGATCTATGTGCTGCTGATGAATCAAGATTTTCTTTTAATATCCAGCCCAAGATCCGAACATTTTTAAATAATCGATCCGGATTTTTCAAGCATAAAGGCCTGCTAAGGGCACAGGCAGATTATCGGCTCTGGAAAGGTGCGGCGATTTTAGGAGAACTGGAATATACCCTTTTCAACCAATATGATGACCTTATTTATGACCCTCTGGAACAGGAACATTCTGTTCGAACGGATATGGTGGAATATGAGACCGGACAAAAAATCAGACTGTCTCAGTTGACCTTGAATCAATTCATAGATCTGCCCTTAGACATAGCGGGAAGATTTTCAGCCGGATATTTTGAAACCCAGTATGCAGGCATTGGGATTGAGTGTTTCCGTTATTTCAACGATGGGCTTTGGGGTCTGGGGTTTGACAGTCAAATGGTGAAAAAAAGAGATCCTGATTCAACCTTTAACATTCACGAAGAATATGACGACTGGTATAAAACTGCCTTTTTGAATGTCTATGCAAATATCATCCCATCGCTTGGGTTGGAATCCGGGCTGAAAATAGGCCGATTCCTTGCCGGAGATCCCGGTGTCAGAATTGATCTCAGGCGTACGTTTAAATATTTTACGATTGGGGCCTGGTATACCAAAACGGATACAGATCTGTTTGCCTCAGAAAAAAACCGCTCGGCGGATCAAAAAGGCGTATATATCACATTTCCTCTGTCCATATTTTTCCCAAAAGACACTCCAAAGCGCATGAGATACACGTTTTCGAGTTTTACCAGAGACCAGGGTGCAACAGTACGGCAACCGGGTTCTTTGTATCCACTTGATCCTTTTTCAACTCCAGATCATTTTAAAAGAACGATTAATGACATGAGGCAGAATTAA
- a CDS encoding Wzz/FepE/Etk N-terminal domain-containing protein, protein MADSKTEQAPKDIIYVPIPDPGMNREDKIDFLALWSIIWKGKWFILSCTLIGTLYAVYTSLYVVPVTYRSDAVLQLTETGNNKLSNLSSLVGSLPISMGLSRNNKSANIINYLNSRTFKFRLIEENNLLQRFHKNIWDKKNQKWMVDDPDEVPTLLNCLEPLQNSFSFELDPKTSLITLSWVDEDPKFTSTILNDVIRQLSYYLENEYESDAKKERFFIEKQLRNAENELEHWEKQVPSQQLTLSKIQREKLTAQAIYTELRKQLELAKISEVKEVVRFKVLDEPYIPEKRFKPNRRQMCLFAMFVSGFFSLFMVLFFNFIKTVFSQRNTGKEGN, encoded by the coding sequence ATGGCAGACAGCAAAACAGAGCAGGCCCCAAAAGATATCATCTATGTACCGATACCTGACCCTGGAATGAACAGGGAAGATAAAATAGATTTTCTGGCTCTGTGGAGTATTATCTGGAAAGGCAAATGGTTTATTTTGAGTTGTACCTTAATCGGTACCCTTTACGCTGTTTATACGTCCTTGTATGTGGTGCCGGTCACTTACCGGTCCGATGCGGTCCTCCAACTCACGGAAACTGGAAACAATAAACTTTCAAACTTGTCTTCGCTTGTAGGCAGCCTCCCCATATCCATGGGATTATCCAGAAACAATAAATCTGCAAATATTATAAATTATTTAAACAGCAGGACTTTTAAATTCAGATTAATCGAAGAAAATAATCTGCTTCAGCGATTTCATAAAAATATCTGGGATAAAAAAAACCAAAAATGGATGGTTGATGACCCTGACGAAGTGCCGACCTTACTCAATTGTTTAGAGCCATTGCAAAATAGTTTTAGTTTTGAGCTGGATCCAAAAACTTCGTTAATAACACTCTCATGGGTGGATGAAGACCCCAAATTCACATCAACAATTTTAAATGATGTTATCAGACAATTATCATACTACCTTGAAAACGAATATGAAAGCGATGCAAAAAAAGAACGCTTTTTTATCGAAAAACAGCTTCGCAATGCTGAAAACGAACTTGAACATTGGGAAAAACAAGTCCCATCACAACAACTAACCTTATCTAAAATCCAAAGAGAAAAACTCACGGCTCAAGCAATATATACAGAACTGAGAAAACAACTGGAACTGGCAAAAATATCTGAAGTTAAAGAAGTAGTAAGATTTAAAGTTCTGGATGAACCATATATTCCTGAAAAAAGATTCAAACCCAACCGTAGACAAATGTGCCTCTTCGCAATGTTCGTCAGTGGATTTTTCTCTCTTTTCATGGTTTTATTCTTCAATTTCATCAAAACCGTATTCTCCCAAAGGAACACTGGAAAAGAGGGAAATTGA
- a CDS encoding NAD-dependent 4,6-dehydratase LegB: protein MQLEKKRVLVTGADGFIGSHLVEMLSQKKCKIRALNYYNSFNKWGWLESLDCLDKIEVISGDVRDPHFCKFITKDIDVIFHLAALIAIPYSYIAPDSYIDTNIKGTLNICQAAKENKCLRIVHTSTSEVYGTARYVPIDENHPLQPQSPYSASKIGADQIALSFFLSFGLPVSIARPFNTYGPRQSARAVIPTIITQIAAGKKQIKLGDISPTRDFNYVLDTCQGFIDIAQSEKTIGEVVNIGSGFEFSIGETLNLLKELMQSDVTFITDDNRIRPKNSEVFRLCCDNTKIRNLTGFEPQYTLEQGLKQCIDWFTLPENLSQYKTDIYNV from the coding sequence TTGCAGCTTGAAAAAAAAAGGGTGCTGGTAACAGGTGCGGATGGATTCATTGGATCTCATCTTGTAGAAATGTTGTCCCAAAAAAAATGTAAAATAAGGGCTCTTAATTATTACAATTCATTTAACAAATGGGGTTGGCTGGAATCTCTGGATTGTCTTGACAAGATTGAGGTGATAAGCGGAGATGTCCGAGATCCTCATTTTTGTAAATTCATTACAAAAGATATTGATGTTATTTTTCATCTTGCCGCGTTGATAGCCATACCGTATTCATATATTGCACCTGATAGTTACATTGATACCAATATTAAAGGCACCCTGAATATCTGCCAGGCAGCAAAAGAAAATAAATGTTTACGAATAGTACATACATCAACATCAGAGGTATACGGAACGGCACGTTATGTACCAATAGATGAGAATCACCCGCTTCAACCGCAGTCTCCATATTCTGCCAGCAAAATTGGCGCAGATCAGATCGCCTTGAGTTTCTTCCTATCATTTGGTCTACCGGTTTCAATTGCCCGCCCCTTTAATACATATGGTCCAAGACAAAGCGCCAGAGCCGTCATACCGACGATCATCACCCAAATTGCAGCCGGCAAGAAGCAGATCAAGCTGGGGGATATATCCCCTACACGGGATTTCAATTATGTGCTGGACACCTGTCAGGGCTTTATTGATATTGCCCAATCCGAAAAGACTATCGGCGAGGTGGTTAATATCGGATCGGGGTTTGAATTTTCGATTGGTGAGACCTTAAATTTGTTAAAGGAACTGATGCAGTCCGACGTGACTTTTATAACAGACGACAACCGCATTCGCCCCAAAAACTCCGAGGTATTCCGCCTGTGCTGTGACAACACAAAAATCCGGAATTTGACCGGATTCGAACCGCAATATACACTGGAGCAAGGATTAAAACAGTGCATTGACTGGTTTACCCTGCCGGAAAACCTTTCTCAGTATAAAACAGATATATACAATGTATAA
- a CDS encoding LegC family aminotransferase: MYKSFINFVRELYGTDRFIPLHAPTFEQRDKDYVIDAIDSTFVSSVGEYVNRFEHDLSIFTGAARAVATVNGTTALQVALRLAGVGPGDEVITQPLTFVATANAVSHLGAVPVFVDVDKDTMGMSPAALESFLGSQTVLKNSHTYNRHTGRHIAAILPMHTYGHPCRIREIVQTADKWSIPVVEDAAEAIGSTINGRHCGYSGKLGILSFNGNKTITCGGGGAILSNDEHVADHAKYLTTTAKIPHAWEFDHDEIAYNFRLPNLNAALACAQLERLPVILQKKREIASAYKTFFDSHDWGRFMTEPENTQSNYWLCTIALQDRPSRDAFLEQTNAAGLMTRPAWKLMNRLSMYSGCQTGPLSNAQWLYDRIVNLPSGIQTHG; encoded by the coding sequence ATGTATAAATCTTTCATCAATTTTGTAAGGGAGCTATACGGTACAGACAGATTTATTCCGCTGCATGCCCCCACTTTTGAGCAGCGGGACAAAGACTATGTCATTGATGCCATTGACTCCACCTTTGTTTCCAGTGTCGGGGAATATGTGAACCGATTTGAACACGATCTATCAATTTTTACCGGTGCCGCACGGGCTGTCGCTACAGTCAACGGTACCACAGCACTTCAGGTGGCACTCCGACTTGCAGGTGTTGGACCCGGCGACGAGGTTATCACCCAGCCTCTGACGTTTGTTGCTACAGCTAATGCCGTTTCCCATCTTGGCGCGGTCCCGGTTTTTGTAGATGTGGATAAAGATACGATGGGAATGAGTCCCGCAGCTTTAGAATCCTTTTTGGGCAGCCAGACTGTGCTCAAAAATTCCCACACTTACAATCGGCACACCGGCCGGCATATTGCCGCCATTCTTCCCATGCATACCTATGGCCACCCCTGCAGGATACGTGAAATTGTTCAGACTGCAGATAAATGGTCCATCCCCGTTGTAGAAGATGCGGCAGAAGCTATTGGCTCTACCATTAACGGCCGGCATTGCGGATATTCGGGTAAGCTTGGTATCCTCAGCTTCAATGGTAACAAAACCATTACATGCGGTGGCGGTGGTGCGATCCTCTCCAATGATGAACATGTGGCGGACCATGCCAAATACCTTACAACCACCGCTAAAATCCCCCACGCCTGGGAATTCGATCATGATGAAATCGCCTACAATTTCCGACTCCCCAACCTGAATGCGGCCCTTGCCTGCGCGCAGCTGGAAAGACTTCCTGTTATTCTTCAAAAAAAAAGAGAAATTGCCAGTGCGTATAAAACGTTTTTTGACTCCCACGACTGGGGTCGGTTCATGACGGAACCTGAAAATACCCAAAGTAATTATTGGTTATGTACCATTGCGTTGCAGGATCGCCCAAGTCGAGACGCATTTTTGGAGCAGACAAATGCCGCAGGCCTGATGACCCGGCCGGCCTGGAAATTGATGAATCGGCTTTCTATGTACTCGGGCTGCCAGACTGGTCCACTGAGTAATGCACAATGGCTGTACGACCGAATCGTGAACTTGCCGAGCGGGATACAAACACATGGATGA
- a CDS encoding Gfo/Idh/MocA family oxidoreductase: MLWLIGAGPMAVDYSKVLRALKTPSLVIGRGKESAEKFREKSGLTIKTDGLDVWLKKKPEKPDCAIVAVGVDQLANVTDQLLDFGVKKILLEKPGGLNSDEIQRLNSKALKKEADVYIAYNRRFYASVIQAQKMIKEDGGVTSFHFEFTELSHIIEKTNKPRQVLDNWFLANSTHVADLAFYLGGQPKELTAYTTGEVSWHPKAAIFAGAGISENDALFSYQANWDAPGRWGIEILTKKKRYYFRPLEQLHIQKTGSFDIQKIEIDDHLDRQFKPGLYLQTEAFINNNFERFSAIDNQSEHCKIYDLMIA, translated from the coding sequence ATGCTTTGGTTGATCGGCGCAGGACCGATGGCTGTAGATTACAGCAAAGTTTTAAGGGCATTAAAGACCCCCTCTCTTGTCATAGGCAGGGGCAAAGAATCTGCTGAAAAATTTAGGGAAAAATCTGGCTTAACGATCAAAACAGATGGCCTTGATGTCTGGCTAAAAAAGAAACCAGAGAAACCAGATTGTGCAATTGTTGCAGTCGGTGTTGACCAATTAGCAAACGTCACTGATCAGTTGCTTGATTTTGGAGTGAAAAAAATCCTTCTGGAAAAACCAGGTGGATTAAACTCCGATGAAATTCAAAGACTAAATAGCAAAGCATTAAAAAAAGAGGCGGATGTATATATCGCATACAACAGACGATTTTATGCGTCCGTAATCCAGGCTCAGAAAATGATTAAAGAGGATGGCGGCGTGACTTCCTTCCATTTTGAATTTACAGAGTTAAGTCATATTATTGAAAAAACAAACAAACCGAGACAAGTATTAGATAACTGGTTCTTAGCTAATTCTACCCATGTTGCTGACTTGGCTTTTTATCTTGGGGGACAACCCAAAGAATTGACTGCCTATACTACGGGAGAAGTAAGTTGGCATCCCAAAGCAGCGATATTTGCAGGAGCCGGCATTTCAGAAAACGACGCATTGTTCTCTTATCAAGCCAACTGGGACGCACCAGGACGTTGGGGAATTGAAATCCTAACTAAAAAAAAGAGATATTATTTCAGGCCATTAGAACAATTACACATTCAAAAAACAGGCAGTTTTGACATACAAAAAATAGAAATTGATGATCATCTTGATAGACAGTTTAAACCAGGTCTTTATCTACAAACAGAAGCATTTATTAACAATAATTTTGAACGATTCTCAGCCATAGACAATCAATCAGAGCATTGTAAAATTTACGATCTCATGATCGCTTGA
- a CDS encoding nucleotidyltransferase family protein, protein MSYIGGLRNTDILILCGGLGTRFRQVMDDRPKGLAPVAGKPILEILIDEFTSQGAQRIILGVGYMKTQIIDHFKKIDSVEIIFSQENEPLGTGGAILNALPKIESDSILVSNGDSICNMDYNKMIAFHNHKKSDITIAVSPAQNAEDYGNIDIDDAGKITAFTEKIQNRKKAIISAGVYLLPVRIFETIKKNYPLSIEIDLFPKMVKQFNIFGYPTGSEVLDIGTEDRYDKINHLMSKAVTKNKNSK, encoded by the coding sequence ATGAGCTATATTGGAGGGTTACGAAATACAGATATTCTTATTTTGTGTGGGGGATTGGGAACCCGGTTCAGGCAAGTGATGGATGATCGTCCTAAAGGATTGGCACCCGTTGCAGGAAAACCTATTCTGGAAATATTGATTGACGAGTTTACATCCCAAGGCGCACAAAGGATTATTCTTGGGGTCGGGTATATGAAAACCCAGATTATAGATCACTTCAAAAAGATTGATAGTGTCGAAATAATATTTTCCCAGGAAAATGAGCCTCTGGGCACGGGGGGAGCTATTTTAAACGCACTTCCTAAAATAGAATCGGATAGCATTCTGGTCTCCAACGGCGATTCAATCTGTAATATGGATTATAATAAAATGATTGCTTTTCATAATCACAAAAAAAGCGATATTACTATTGCGGTCAGCCCGGCTCAAAATGCCGAGGACTATGGGAATATCGATATAGATGATGCGGGAAAAATTACCGCTTTTACAGAAAAAATCCAAAACAGAAAAAAAGCGATAATAAGCGCCGGGGTATATCTACTTCCAGTCAGGATCTTTGAAACAATTAAAAAAAATTACCCGCTCTCTATAGAGATAGATTTGTTTCCCAAAATGGTGAAGCAGTTCAATATTTTTGGTTATCCAACAGGCAGCGAGGTTCTGGATATAGGAACTGAAGATCGATATGATAAGATCAATCATTTGATGTCAAAGGCAGTAACCAAGAATAAAAATTCAAAATGA